A stretch of Buteo buteo chromosome 21, bButBut1.hap1.1, whole genome shotgun sequence DNA encodes these proteins:
- the UQCC5 gene encoding ubiquinol-cytochrome c reductase complex assembly factor 5, which translates to MLVSRRVRRLLQLVPGKQRFGVYRFLPFFFLLGGAMEWFMINVRIGKETFYDVYRRKRSERQYEARMEKKEF; encoded by the exons ATGCTGGTGAGCAGGAGGGTGAGGCGCCTCTTGCAGCTGGTGCCCGGGAAGCAGCGCTTCGGCGTGTACCGGTTCCTgcccttcttcttcctcctcggGGGAGCCATGGAGTGGTTCATGATTAACGTCCGCATCGGCAAGGAGACCTTTT ATGACGTTTACCGTAGGAAACGATCTGAAAGACAGTACGAGgcaaggatggaaaaaaaagaattttag